The following coding sequences lie in one Populus trichocarpa isolate Nisqually-1 chromosome 14, P.trichocarpa_v4.1, whole genome shotgun sequence genomic window:
- the LOC7455982 gene encoding rho GDP-dissociation inhibitor 1: MSLAIGATSSLRNMGFDDDKKKKKKEGGEKSGVLETRDEDHDGGVRIGRQMSESETSMYATDHEEEDDENGTNKLQLGPQYTLKEQLEKDKDDESLRKWKEQLLGSVDLNNIGETLEPDVKFLNLSILSPGRPDIVLSIPENGKPKGLWFTLKEGSPHSLKFSFQVSNNIVSGLKYTNTVWKTGVKVDSTKEMLGTYSPQPEAYTHVNPEETTPSGMFARGSYSARSKFFDDDNKCYLEINYTFGIRKEWAAT; this comes from the exons ATGTCTTTGGCTATTGGAGCTACATCAAGTTTGAGAAATATGGGGTTTGATGacgacaagaagaagaagaagaaggaaggagGAGAGAAAAGTGGAGTTCTGGAAACACGTGACGAGGATCATGATGGTGGAGTGAGGATAGGAAGGCAGATGAGTGAGAGTGAGACCTCTATGTATGCGACTGATCACGAAGAGGAAGATGACGAGAACGGAACCAACAAACTTCAGCTGGGTCCTCAGTACACCCTCAAAGAACAGCTTGAAAAAGACAAG GATGATGAGAGCTTGAGGAAATGGAAGGAGCAGCTTCTTGGGAGTGTGGATTTGAACAACATTGGAG AAACGCTTGAACCAGATGTGAAATTTCTTAATCTTTCGATCCTCTCTCCTGGAAGACCAGACATCGTACTTTCTATTCCTGAGAATGGGAAGCCCAAAGGCTTGTGGTTTACATTGAAAGAAGGCAGTCCCCATAGCTTGAAATTCTCCTTCCAAGTCAGTAATAACATTGTGTCTGGCCTCAAGTACACCAATACTGTTTGGAAAACTGGCGTCAAGG TGGACAGCACAAAAGAAATGCTTGGAACCTACAGTCCTCAGCCAGAGGCTTACACGCATGTTAATCCAGAGGAGACCACACCCTCGGGCATGTTTGCTAGAGGATCATACTCTGCAAGGTCGAAG TTTTTTGATGATGATAACAAGTGCTACTTGGAGATCAACTACACCTTTGGCATTCGAAAAGAATGGGCTGCTACTTGA
- the LOC7455983 gene encoding fimbrin-5: MSGFVGVLVSDPWLQSQFTQVELRSLKSKFVSTRTQCGSVTVGDLPPIFAKLRAFTEMFNEDGIKAMLGEAGFNMEEELDFESFLKAYINLQSRATKKSGGKKLKSSVSFLKAATTTFHHNINESEKASYVSHINSYLAEDRFLKKYLPLDAATNDLFDLVKDGVLLCKLINVAVPGTIDERAINTKGTLNPWERNENHTLCLNSAKAIGCTVVNIGTQDLVEARPHLVLGLISQIIKIQLLADLNLKKTPQLVELVDDSKDVEELLGLGPEKVLLKWMNFHLKKAGYSKQVTNFSSDVKDGEAYAYLLNALAPEHSSPASLDTKDPTERANMVLVQAEKLDCKGYLTSKDIVEGSPNLNLAFVAQIFQHRNGLSADTSKMSFAEMMTDDAQTSREERCFRLWINSLGTATYVNNVFEDIRNGWVLLEVLDKVSPGSVNWKLASKPPIKMPFRKVENCNQVIQIGKDLCFSLVNVAGNDIVQGNKKLILAYLWQLMRFTMLQLLKNLRSHSSHSQGKEITDADILKWANNKVKKAGRTSQMESFKDKNLSNGIFFLELLSAVEPRVVNWSVVTKGETDEDKKLNATYIISVARKLGCSIFLLPEDIIEVNQKMILTLTASIMYWSLQQQGYSESSAAEDSDVPDASPPPSVNGEKEEVLVGEVSNLTVDDAVSDATKSY; this comes from the exons ATGTCGGGTTTTGTGGGTGTACTTGTTTCTGATCCATGGCTTCAAAGCCAGTTCACTCAAGTCGAGTTACGCTCCCTCAAATCTAAG TTTGTGTCGACGAGGACTCAGTGCGGTAGTGTCACGGTGGGGGATTTGCCACCTATTTTTGCTAAATTGAGGGCCTTCACTGAGATGTTTAATGAGGATGGTATTAAGGCTATGTTGGGGGAGGCAGGTTTCAACATGGAAGAAGAACTCGACTTCGAATCCTTCCTAAAG GCATACATAAATTTGCAAAGCCGAGCAACTAAAAAATCAGGTGGGAAGAAACTGAAAAGCTCTGTTTCCTTTCTCAAGGCAGCCACAACTACATTTCACCATAACATCAACGAGTCAGAGAAGGCTTCCTATGTGTCCCACATTAACAGCTACTTGGCGGAAGATCGCTTCTTGAAGAAATATCTCCCATTAGATGCAGCAACAAATGACTTATTTGATCTTGTAAAAGATGGAGTTCTTCTTTG TAAGCTTATAAATGTGGCTGTTCCTGGGACCATAGATGAGCGAGCTATTAACACAAAAGGGACCCTTAATCCATGGGAAAGGAATGAGAACCACACCCTTTGCCTTAATTCTGCAAAGGCTATTGGCTGTACAGTTGTTAATATCGGCACACAGGACCTTGTTGAAGCAAGA CCCCATCTGGTACTTGGATTGATTTCTCAAATTATTAAG ATTCAGCTATTAGCCGACCTTAATCTTAAGAAAACTCCTCAACTTGTGGAATTGGTGGATGACAGCAAG GATGTGGAGGAGCTCTTGGGTTTGGGACCTGAAAAGGTTCTATTGAAATGGATGAATTTTCATCTGAAGAAAGCTGGCTACAGTAAACAGGTTACAAACTTCTCTTCTGATGTGAAG GATGGAGAGGCCTATGCTTACCTTCTCAATGCTCTTGCCCCAGAACACAGTAGCCCTGCTTCCTTGGATACCAAGGATCCGACAGAGAGGGCAAACATGGTTCTTGTGCAGGCAGAGAAGCTGGATTGTAAAGGATATCTCACTTCTAAAGACATTGTTGAGGGATCACCAAATCTTAATCTTGCATTTGTGGCTCAAATATTTCAGCACAG AAATGGGCTGTCTGCTGATACCAGTAAGATGTCCTTTGCTGAGATGATGACAGATGATGCACAAACTTCTCGAGAAGAGAGGTGCTTCCGACTGTGGATTAACAGTCTTGGAACTGCTACATAtgtcaataatgtttttgaGGATATCAGGAACGG ATGGGTTCTTCTAGAAGTTCTTGACAAAGTTTCTCCGGGATCAGTTAATTGGAAGCTGGCATCCAAGCCTCCTATAAAGATGCCATTTAGAAAAGTTGAGAATTGCAACCAAGTAATACAGATAGGGAAGGACTTGTGCTTCTCCCTTGTGAATGTAGCTGGAAATGACATTGTCCAAGGAAATAAGAAGCTCATATTAG CCTATTTATGGCAACTGATGAGGTTTACGATGCTTCAACTCCTGAAAAACTTAAGATCTCACTCCTCCCACTCCCAGGGTAAAGAGATTACAGATGCTGACATTCTAAAATGGGCAAACAACAAAGTGAAGAAAGCAGGTAGAACGTCTCAAATGGAGAGCTTCAAG GATAAGAACCTTTCAAATGGAATTTTCTTCCTTGAGCTTCTTAGCGCGGTGGAGCCTAGAGTGGTCAACTGGAGTGTGGTTACGAAAGGAGAAACTG ACGAGGATAAGAAGTTGAATGCTACCTACATAATCAGTGTTGCCCGAAAGCTTGGGTGCTCCATCTTCTTGTTACCCGAGGATATTATAGAG GTAAACCAGAAGATGATCCTTACATTGACTGCAAGCATAATGTACTGGAGCCTGCAGCAACAGGGTTACTCAGAGTCTTCTGCTGCTGAAGACAGTGATGTTCCTGATGCATCCCCTCCCCCGTCTGTAAATGGCGAGAAAGAGGAAGTTCTGGTTGGTGAGGTTTCCAATTTGACGGTGGACGATGCAGTTTCAGATGCTACTAAGTCCTACTGA